One Thermoanaerobacter kivui genomic window, CCATAAATTCAATTATTTCATTGTAAAAAAGATCTATTGCGAGAGGATCTTTTTTTCTGGGCAGGTCCAGAAGATGGATAAATTTTACTTTATCTTTTAATACATCATAAAGCCTTTTTATACTATCACAACACGCAGTTAATATAACCTCTTCAATATTATTTTCAATTATATTTTCCAAAACCCCTTTTGCAAAACTGCACATATTTGAATGAATCAGTGCTTCAGCACGCTCGTGAGACTTATATCCTGAATCAAGTCTTACCGGTTCTTCTCCAAAGGCTTCGATTATTTCTACAGGCGTGTATTTGCAAATGTACCCTATCAATTTTTCACCTCCAGAAAGATTGCTAAAGCATTTCAAGAAAGGCTTCGAGCCTCGTCCTATTCTGTCCCTCTTGATTATTTCTTTTGTCTACACAATCCCCATCTAAATAAAGAAATGGAATACCCAATTCTGAAGCAAGATTTTTAATTATAAACGTTCCACCCATGGACTGCTTACAACCCAAATGACAAAACTGTATAATGCCGTCCGGTTTTATTTTTTCTATCAGTTCTTTGATTCTTGCAACTTTTCTATTTATTTCACCATTAAAAGAGTTTAAGATAAGCTTTTCAGCGATTCCCTTGAAAGGGTCGTTTTCATCAATTTCATCAAGAAAATCATAATTTAAGTCACTACCAGCAATGTGAAATTTATCGCTGAAGTTAAAGTAATCTTTAAAATTTTTCTCAAATATAGGAAGAAGATGTATAAAAAATATACTTTTTCCATTTTTTTCAGGAGCTCTTTTTATATCCTCAACTAGCATTTCATAAAAATGTAATATTTCCTTGCTTCCAATGAATACATGGGATGCAAAAAGCATATACATTTCAAAGGTCATAGTAGGTAAAGATCTTTTTTCTCCCGCATAATTTAAATACTCTCTCATAAGTGCTCTTGTTTTATTTTCCGTTTTTACAACTTCCCTCAATTTATCAGTATCAAGCTTTCTGTTAAAGACTTCCTCAAGCTTTTCCGCCACTTCTAAAAGTTGTTTTTTTACATACACTACAGCGTCTTTAGAATATTTATAAGGAATATCAATAATGTACAGTGGAACCCCGTGCTTTTTTGAAAGATACTTGAAAGTAGGTATATTCGCATCACAGATCATGGAAGTAGTCATCATAAATTTAGGTTTTTTGAGAATATTAAGCTCACTGGCTCCTATAAAAGTTTTATGGTAACTGCATAAAGTATTTGACATGCCTCTCGATTCGGCAGTATCAATAAGATAATCTTCGATAAAAAAGCCTGACATGAAAGAAGAATATGCTTCAATAAATAAGGGTTTTATGTCCATAGCAATCAAAAATTCAGAGGGTGCAAAGAGGTTTACCCAAGCAGAATTTTGAGGATTTGCTAAAGAATCTTTTATGCTTTTTATAGAGTATTTATTTAGGTAATGAAGAGATCTGGGAATCCTTTTGTCTTTGAAAAAGCTCACATAATAGTAAGCAGAGGTAAGACCAAAATTTATTAGCTTATTTACTTTTTCCGGTCTATCCATATTATCTTTTATAATATTGGTATAAATCTTTACTGTATCCATTTTATCACTACCCCGTAAACTCCCCTTCCTTACAGAAGTGGTTTTTTCAATCGATATTTATTTCTCATCTCCTAGATAATTTATTTTGCCATTTCTCTAAGCATTCTTTCTTCCTCATTTTCAGACTCAGGTAAAGTAACATTATGCGGCGCTGGTCTTCCATTTTCATCTACATGAATAAAAGTAGCAAAACCTAAGATGCGCAATGCCTATTTTATTCATAATTTTGCCCTCCTTTAAATTAAATTCTATTCATTTAGCAAAAGAATGTAAAATCCCTTAATTCAATATTACCACAGTTTCTAAGATTTTGCATATGTTACGTTTACTAATTAATGTTTTCACTGAAAAGTTTTTAAATCCTTGTATAAAAAATCTTTAAAATAAAAATCGCCTACCTCCTTTTCATTTAGAGGTAAGCGGTACTATGCTGTAAATACTGGTCTGAGTGGGGGGACTTGAACCCCCGGCCTCCAGAACCCCATTCTGGCGCGCTACCAGCTGCGCCACACCCAGAAACTTTGTTCAGTTTTTATTATAAACGAGATAAAGGAAAAAATCAATAGCTTAAATGATTATGAAGATTATTCCGCCTCCCCTGTCATTTACTACTCTTTCTAATGTATCTCTTAGTTTATGGCTCAAGTTTTCGGGAATAGCACCAATTTTGTTCTGCATCCCCTCTTTTACAAGGTCACTTAAAGTCTTTCCAAAAATATTTGACTGCCAAATTTTTTCTGGGTCGTTCTCAAACTGTTCTGTCAGATATTTTACAAAATCTTCACTTTGCTTTTCTGTCCCTACAACTGGCGATACTTCTGCTGTAATATCAGTTCTAAATATGTGATATGAAGGAGCAGAAGCCTTAAGCCTTACCGCAAATCGCCCACCTTGCCTTACTATTTCAGGTTTGTCAAATTTCATGTCATCAAGGCTTGCAGGCACTACTCCAACACCTGTTTTTTCAGCTTGTAAAAAGGCTTCTTTAACTCTATCATACTGCCTTTTGGCATAGGCCAGCTCTTTCATCATTGTCATTAATTCTTTATCCCCATGAATTTCAAGTCCGCTTTCATCACTCAATATCTTGAAAAATAAACCTTCCTGCGTTTTTATTTCAATATTTGCACACCCTTCGCCTGGAGTTATATTTTTTACAAACACTTCAGAAAAGTTTTCATTTACCTTAAGACCACCAACTAATTTAGGTATATGCCTTAATCTAAACAAATCTTTTATGTTTTCTTTTACAGTCTCCATTATGCTTTGTTTAAGCCAATGGGTTTTATCAAGAGCATCTACCCATTTAGGCAAATCAATTGCAATCTCCCGTATGGGAAATTCAAACAAAACTTTTTCTAAAATAGAATAAATATCCGGCATTTCCATTTGGAGGATATTCAATACAACTACAGGCACATCGTATCTCTTTTCAAGCTCTTTTGCTAAATTAATTGTCTCTGGATTTTGTGGATGAGTTGTATTTAGTACTATAATAAAAGGTTTATTTAGTTCTTTTAACTCTTTTACTACCCTTTCTTCAGCTTCTACATAATTTTCTCTAGGTATTTCAGTTATGCTTCCATCAGTAGTAATTACTAGTCCTATTGTAGAATGGTCACTTATCACCTTTTTTGTTCCTATTTCCGCCGCTTCTTCAAAAGGTATTTCATAATCATACCAAGGAGTAGAAACCATGCGCGGTTTATCGCCCTCCATATAACCCAGTGCACCTTTTACCATATATCCTACACAATCTACTAATCTTACTTTAAACCTCGTGTTTTCATTAATTGTTATTTCTACCGCCTTTTCAGGAACAAATTTAGGCTCAGTAGTCATTATGGTTTTGCCTGCTGCACTTTGTGGCAATTCATCTTTTATTCTCTCTTTTTGGGGAGCATTTTCTATGTATGGCAGTACTAATATATCCATAAATCGCTTAATAAAAGTCGATTTACCTGTTCTCACCGGGCCTACTACTCCTATGTAGATATCCCCTTGTGTTCTTTCTGCAATATTTTTATAGATATCGTAGTTTTCCAACCCATTTCCCTCCTTTTTATATACCCATATCCTTTTCTTCTCACTCATATATATATGCTTTAACAGTACATTTATATGTAAAAAATATTGAAATATGATAAAAACTCCGGAAATCCCGGAGATTAAATGTCTTCCATCTCATGTTTTTTGTTTCTCGTCATCAGACTGTAAACTGCATCAAGAGCATTTTTTCCTTCAAAAAGTATAGAGTATATTTCTTTAGTTATTGGCATTTCTATTTTATGAATTTGAGAAAGTTTATAGGCGGATTTTGTAGTATTAACTCCTTCTACTACCATTCCTATTTCTTTTAACGCATCTTCAAGACTTTTACCTTTTCCTATAAGTATCCCTGCTCTTCTATTTCGTGAAAACATACTGGTACAAGTGACAATAAGATCGCCAACCCCCGATAACCCCAAAAACGTCAATGGGTCAGAACCTAACGCAACACCCAAACGAGTGATTTCCGCAAGACCCCTTGTCATAAGAGCAGCTTTAGTATTGTCGCCAAATCCAAGGCCATCTGAAATTCCAGCTCCAAGAGCTATTATATTCTTTAAAGCTCCTCCTAATTCTACTCCTACCACGTCTTTGTTTATATACAATCTAAAGTTTTCATCCATAAAGGCATCTTGCACTACCTCGCAAGCTTTGACATTATCAGAAGCTAAAACACAAGCTGTAGGAATTTGCCTGACTACTTCCTCAGCATGACTAGGACCTGACAAAATAACTACATCATTTGAAAGATATTCTTTTATGACTTCAGACATTCTTTTTAAAGTGGAAGTCTCTATTCCCTTTGCAAGATTTACCACAATAGAGTTTTTATCAATTACCTCTTTTAATTTTTTCGATATCTCTCTCACAGCATGAGAAGGTACTGCGATTACTACAATCGATGAATTTTCTGCAGCTTCTTCCAAATCTGTTGTAATGTAAATTTCTTGAGGAATATCAACATCAAGATATTTTTTATTATGACGAGTAGACACAATTTCCTCAAACTGATTTTTATCTCTCATCCACAATGTAATTTGATGCCCAAGTCGGTTTAAGTGTATCGCTATAGCTGTTCCCCAACTTCCCGCACCTAATACTGATATTTTCATGACCACATTCCTTTCTCATTTTATTTCCGTCTTTTGTCCAAGCTTGGATTCTGTTCCAGTCAGCAAACGTTTTATATTGGAACGGTGTTGGAAAATTGCTAAAGATGCCAGAATAAGCGAAAATATAAATATTTGTGTTGAATCCCAAAAGATTGCATTTAAAAGCACAAAAGTAACCGTCCCTGTTATGGACCCTAAAGATACGTATTTTGTCAAAACAACTACTGTAACCCCAATTGCTAAGGCTATGAGCCCTAAAATAGGGCTTACAGTCATTATAACTCCAATGCTTGTAGCAATTCCTTTTCCACCTTTAAATTTTAAAAACACAGGCCAGTTATGACCGCATACCACTGCTATTCCTGCAATCATAGCACCAGTATTACCTATTAAATACTTACCGATTAATACGGCTATTACTCCTTTTAACACATCCAATGCAAAAACAGGAGCTGCAGCTTTATATCCTAATACTCTCAAAACATTAGTAGCTCCTGCATTTCCACTTCCATAATTGCGAATGTCTATATTTCGCGTGTATTTTGTAAAAATATATGCATTGTTTATACAACCAATCAAATAAGCAATGATGGCCGTTAAAACAGCGTACATATTTCCCCCCCTTTCTCTTTTAATTTTCTCCTCTTTTTCTAGTAGAAATCACAACAGGTACCCCTTCAAAGCCAAAATTTTGTCTTAATGTATTCTCAATAAATCTTAAATAGGAAAAATGCATCTGCTCTGGTTCATTGACAAATACTACAAAAGAAGGTGGCTTAATTCCTACTTGTGAAGTATAATATATTTTTAATGGTTTGCCCTTATCAGCAGGTGGCGGAAACATAAGCATAGCTTCATTTAGCACATTATTTAAAAGACCAGTAGTAATTCTTTTATTATATTCCTCCCACACTTTATCTACAGTCTCTAAAACTCTGTGTACTCTTTGCCCTGTTTTTGCTGAAATAAATAGTATAGGAGCAAAAGATATAAAAGATAGTTTTTCTCTTACCATCTTAGTATACTCATTAACAGTATTATTATCTTTTTTTATTGCATCCCATTTATTAACAACTATGATGATTCCTTTTCCATTCTCAAACGCATATCCTGCTATTTTAGTGTCCTGTTCTGTTGGACCTTCTGTAGCATCTATCATCAAAAGGCATATATCAGACCTTTCAATTGCAGCTAAAGCTCTTAGTACACTGTACCTTTCTATAGATTCGCTAATTCTACTTTTTCTACGTATCCCTGCTGTATCAATAAGAACATAGTTCTTCCCATCTTTTGAAAAAGGAGTATCTATTGCATCCCGTGTAGTGCCAGGTATGTTACTGACTATTACCCTTTCTTCTCCTAATATTTTGTTAACTAGTGAGGATTTCCCCACATTAGGTTTGCCAATAACAGCAATTTTAATTGTCTCTTCAGTGTATTCTAACTCTTCCTGTGGCAATTTTTTTACTACTTCATCTAAAAGTTCTCCAATTCCCAACCCATTTGAAGCTGAAATAGGAATGGGATTCCCTAATCCAAGCCTAAAAAAGTCATAATAAGTATAGGGAAGTTCTTTAAAATTGTCCACTTTGTTGCATACTAAAATCACTTCTTTTTTTGTCCTTCTTAAAATATTTGCTATTTCTTCATCTTCTGGCATTAAACCTTCTTTTGCATCAACTAAAAATAATATTACGTCAGAAGTATCAATTGCTGCTTCTACTTGTAAACGGACTTTTGAAAAGAGAATATCTTCAGCATTTGGGTCTAAACCTCCTGTGTCTACTAATATAAATTTTTTGTCCAGCCATTCTGCATTACCGTATATTCTATCCCTTGTAACTCCTGGTTTGTCTTCAACAATAGAAATTCTCTTTCCCATAATCTTATTAAAAAGAGTAGATTTACCCACATTTGGCCTACCTACAATACTCACCATTGCACCTGCCATACTATCACCTTCCACTCTGTATCTTTTGTAAAAATTCTTTTCCATCCACTGGTGAAACCATAATTTGTGCACCAAGTTCCTTTTCTACTTCCTCAACTGTCGTGTCATCAAGAAAAACATTTGAACTTTCTCTTAACATGACATCAGGAATAATCAGTCTTTCTCCATTTACTTTGCCTTTCAACTGATTTATTATATCTCTTCCAACTATAAGACCTGCCACCGTAATATTGTGGCCAAAAAAATCATTATATATTTTTTTGACTTTTATATTAAATCCTATTTCTCGTAATTCTCTTGCTAAATCTTCCATAAAATTATAAGCCGCTACCCCTGTCAAAACAATGTATTTAGTTTTGTTTATATCTTTAACTTTTAATCTTTTTAAGCTTTTTTTAAATTGATGCTTAAACAATGCCATAAGTCCTACACCATTTTCTATTTGAGGAAATCCTTCATAATGAGAATAACCTGGTATAGGAATATTGGACATCACATAAAATTCATCTGACAAAAAAACAAAAGAAGAACTTAATTCTTTTTTTAATTTCTTTTGCCAAAAAGATACTTGTTCAACTACTTTTACTGCTTTTTCTTTATCAAAAAGCTCAAGTTTATATAGATTTTGCCTGTGGTCTGTAAGGCCAACAGGAACAACAGCTACAGATTTTACTCCGGGATATAATTTCGCCAAGTCTTTTATAGTTTTGTCAAGAATTTCTCCATCATTTATTCCCGGACATAGTACAATCT contains:
- a CDS encoding 2-hydroxyacyl-CoA dehydratase subunit D, with protein sequence MDTVKIYTNIIKDNMDRPEKVNKLINFGLTSAYYYVSFFKDKRIPRSLHYLNKYSIKSIKDSLANPQNSAWVNLFAPSEFLIAMDIKPLFIEAYSSFMSGFFIEDYLIDTAESRGMSNTLCSYHKTFIGASELNILKKPKFMMTTSMICDANIPTFKYLSKKHGVPLYIIDIPYKYSKDAVVYVKKQLLEVAEKLEEVFNRKLDTDKLREVVKTENKTRALMREYLNYAGEKRSLPTMTFEMYMLFASHVFIGSKEILHFYEMLVEDIKRAPEKNGKSIFFIHLLPIFEKNFKDYFNFSDKFHIAGSDLNYDFLDEIDENDPFKGIAEKLILNSFNGEINRKVARIKELIEKIKPDGIIQFCHLGCKQSMGGTFIIKNLASELGIPFLYLDGDCVDKRNNQEGQNRTRLEAFLEML
- the der gene encoding ribosome biogenesis GTPase Der produces the protein MAGAMVSIVGRPNVGKSTLFNKIMGKRISIVEDKPGVTRDRIYGNAEWLDKKFILVDTGGLDPNAEDILFSKVRLQVEAAIDTSDVILFLVDAKEGLMPEDEEIANILRRTKKEVILVCNKVDNFKELPYTYYDFFRLGLGNPIPISASNGLGIGELLDEVVKKLPQEELEYTEETIKIAVIGKPNVGKSSLVNKILGEERVIVSNIPGTTRDAIDTPFSKDGKNYVLIDTAGIRRKSRISESIERYSVLRALAAIERSDICLLMIDATEGPTEQDTKIAGYAFENGKGIIIVVNKWDAIKKDNNTVNEYTKMVREKLSFISFAPILFISAKTGQRVHRVLETVDKVWEEYNKRITTGLLNNVLNEAMLMFPPPADKGKPLKIYYTSQVGIKPPSFVVFVNEPEQMHFSYLRFIENTLRQNFGFEGVPVVISTRKRGEN
- the plsY gene encoding glycerol-3-phosphate 1-O-acyltransferase PlsY; amino-acid sequence: MYAVLTAIIAYLIGCINNAYIFTKYTRNIDIRNYGSGNAGATNVLRVLGYKAAAPVFALDVLKGVIAVLIGKYLIGNTGAMIAGIAVVCGHNWPVFLKFKGGKGIATSIGVIMTVSPILGLIALAIGVTVVVLTKYVSLGSITGTVTFVLLNAIFWDSTQIFIFSLILASLAIFQHRSNIKRLLTGTESKLGQKTEIK
- a CDS encoding NAD(P)H-dependent glycerol-3-phosphate dehydrogenase, with the translated sequence MKISVLGAGSWGTAIAIHLNRLGHQITLWMRDKNQFEEIVSTRHNKKYLDVDIPQEIYITTDLEEAAENSSIVVIAVPSHAVREISKKLKEVIDKNSIVVNLAKGIETSTLKRMSEVIKEYLSNDVVILSGPSHAEEVVRQIPTACVLASDNVKACEVVQDAFMDENFRLYINKDVVGVELGGALKNIIALGAGISDGLGFGDNTKAALMTRGLAEITRLGVALGSDPLTFLGLSGVGDLIVTCTSMFSRNRRAGILIGKGKSLEDALKEIGMVVEGVNTTKSAYKLSQIHKIEMPITKEIYSILFEGKNALDAVYSLMTRNKKHEMEDI
- the spoIVA gene encoding stage IV sporulation protein A, with the translated sequence MENYDIYKNIAERTQGDIYIGVVGPVRTGKSTFIKRFMDILVLPYIENAPQKERIKDELPQSAAGKTIMTTEPKFVPEKAVEITINENTRFKVRLVDCVGYMVKGALGYMEGDKPRMVSTPWYDYEIPFEEAAEIGTKKVISDHSTIGLVITTDGSITEIPRENYVEAEERVVKELKELNKPFIIVLNTTHPQNPETINLAKELEKRYDVPVVVLNILQMEMPDIYSILEKVLFEFPIREIAIDLPKWVDALDKTHWLKQSIMETVKENIKDLFRLRHIPKLVGGLKVNENFSEVFVKNITPGEGCANIEIKTQEGLFFKILSDESGLEIHGDKELMTMMKELAYAKRQYDRVKEAFLQAEKTGVGVVPASLDDMKFDKPEIVRQGGRFAVRLKASAPSYHIFRTDITAEVSPVVGTEKQSEDFVKYLTEQFENDPEKIWQSNIFGKTLSDLVKEGMQNKIGAIPENLSHKLRDTLERVVNDRGGGIIFIII
- a CDS encoding DUF512 domain-containing protein yields the protein MHKIMIKDVIKGSIAWDLGIQKGDSLVTLNGKKIIDIIDYRFEMANELIKLEIEKPTGEMYLFEIEKDYDEDLGIIFEEDIIDKPKHCRNKCIFCFIDQLPKGVRKSLLFKDDDYRLSFLQGNFITMTNMTEEDIDRVIKYKLSPLYISVHATDDDIRVKILNNPNGKGIVNKLTRLVNNGIEIHCQIVLCPGINDGEILDKTIKDLAKLYPGVKSVAVVPVGLTDHRQNLYKLELFDKEKAVKVVEQVSFWQKKLKKELSSSFVFLSDEFYVMSNIPIPGYSHYEGFPQIENGVGLMALFKHQFKKSLKRLKVKDINKTKYIVLTGVAAYNFMEDLARELREIGFNIKVKKIYNDFFGHNITVAGLIVGRDIINQLKGKVNGERLIIPDVMLRESSNVFLDDTTVEEVEKELGAQIMVSPVDGKEFLQKIQSGR